In Aegilops tauschii subsp. strangulata cultivar AL8/78 chromosome 3, Aet v6.0, whole genome shotgun sequence, one genomic interval encodes:
- the LOC141020866 gene encoding uncharacterized protein: protein MHKVAFNAQADFKNVVASENASKSMLTEYFKANQKHPWARHILYKDFPGSFTWEKRKKFWKPRVERFQIGCIVSANPAEGERYYLRVLLNHVMGKTSFEDLATVDGMICGSFREAAERLGHIEADNTLDDCLTEAEQWGMPCSLRRLFATILVHCEPGDVRGLWDRHHEPMSDDYRRTRTSPNDVEQIVLLDIRGKTFLYRAMLAKVRSEGKIAIATAMSGVAASIMPGSRTAHSRFKIPLSCDDGASCSFTKQSGTTKLLRMASLILWCEASMTKRQAVEVLDNSMRDIMGIRD, encoded by the exons ATGCACAAGGTTGCATTCAATGCGCAGGCTGACTTCAAGAATGTTGTCGCCTCCGAAAATGCTTCAAAATCCATGTTAACGGAGTATTTCAAGGCTAACCAAAAACACCCTTGGGCTAGGCATATATTGTACAAGGATTTTCCCGGAAGCTTCACGTGGGAGAAGAGAAAGAAGTTTTGGAAGCCGCGGGTGGAGCGTTTTCAAATAGGTTGTATCGTGTCTGCCAATCCTGCCGAGGGGGAGCGATACTACCTGCGTGTGTTGCTAAACCATGTTATGGGCAAAACATCATTCGAGGACTTGGCCACCGTGGACGGCATGATATGTGGGAGCTTTAGAGAGGCTGCTGAAAGGTTGGGACACATCGAGGCAGACAACACGCTCGACGACTGTCTTACGGAGGCGGAACAGTGGGGGATGCCATGTTCTCTTAGGAGGCTCTTCGCAACCATCTTGGTGCACTGCGAGCCAGGCGACGTGCGCGGTTTATGGGATAGGCACCACGAGCCTATGTCTGATGACTACCGTCGAACACGCACGTCCCCGAATGACGTGGAGCAAATTGTGTTGCTTGACATTAGGG GGAAGACCTTCCTCTACAGGGCGATGCTTGCCAAGGTGAGGAGCGAGGGCAAGATTGCTATCGCTACCGCAATGTCGGGCGTCGCCGCTTCTATCATGCCTGGCAGCAGGACTGCCCACTCGAGGTTCAAGATCCCATTGAGCTGCGATGATGGAGCCTCGTGCAGTTTTACCAAGCAGAGTGGGACCACCAAGCTGCTAAGGATGGCGTCATTGATACTATGGTGCGAGGCCAGCATGACTAAGCGACAAGCGGTCGAAGTATTGGACAATAGCATGCGCGACATCATGGGAATACGCGACTGA